A section of the Oryza sativa Japonica Group chromosome 1, ASM3414082v1 genome encodes:
- the LOC9268621 gene encoding uncharacterized protein, giving the protein MHPVVSPLPSCTDLPPAPGSHPLRPPLARIRHWRRREGWIRRPLLLPHRSRHLPAPCSRGSAANDDGRGGPSSLSYGDNNDWWTWADPVPGICCGGDSRVAEDDIMCDFLLKLLRAGSMVGTDAALLQELESRAVHTSPSQLSRPGYGRLTSRRSRPRRACQRPMSLTRRRFQPQPPSMEAHQISTWILLGYCAVTQVCQTFMWHQHLSWKLKL; this is encoded by the exons ATGCATCCCGTTGTCTCTCCGCTCCCCTCTTGCACGGATCTGCCACCGGCGCCTGGATCCCATCCTCTCCGCCCTCCCCTCGCGCGGATCCGCCATTGGCGTCGACGGGAGGGGTGGATCCGGCGGCCTCTTCTCCTCCCGCATAGATCCCGTCATCTCCCCGCTCCTTGCTCGCGCGGATCCGCCGCCAACGACGACGGGAGGGGCGGACCCAGCAGCCTCTCATACGGTGACAACAACGATTGGTGGACGTGGGCTGACCCAGTTCCCGGCatctgctgcggcggcgacagcagAGTTGCCGAGGACGACATCATGTGCGACTTCCTGCTCAAGCTGCTCCGGGCAGGGAGCATGGTGGGCACCGACGCGGCTCTGCTGCAGGAGCTGGAATCCAGGGCGGTGCATACCTCGCCTAGTCAGCTCTCGAGGCCGGGCTACGGCCGACTGACTTCGAGGAGATCTCGCCCGCGCCGTGCCTGCCAGCGACCGATGTCCTTGACTCGCCGTCGGTTCCAGCCACAACCGCCTag CATGGAAGCACACCAGATAAGCACATGGATTTTGTTGGGCTATTGTGCTGTAACACAAGTTTGCCAAACATTTATGTGGCATCAACATCTATCTTGGAAGTTGAAGCTATAG
- the LOC4326826 gene encoding flowering-promoting factor 1-like protein 2, producing MSGVWVFRNGVVKLVENPPASANSGGGGGGGGGGGGGGIRRKALLHMPTGEVVTSYASLERKLAALGWERYYSGGGGAAAAAAMMLQFHKRSSVDLISLPKDFSQFGSVHMYDIVVKNRDAFRVIDV from the coding sequence ATGTCGGGCGTGTGGGTGTTCCGGAACGGGGTGGTGAAGCTGGTGGAGAacccgccggcgtcggcgaacagcggcggcggcggcggcggcggcggcggcggtggcggcggcggcatccggcGCAAGGCGCTGCTGCACATGCCGACGGGTGAGGTGGTCACCTCCTACGCCTCCCTGGAGCGCAAGCTCGCCGCGCTCGGCTGGGAGCGCTActactccggcggcggcggcgccgccgccgccgccgccatgatgCTCCAGTTCCACAAGCGCTCGTCGGTGGACCTGATCTCGCTGCCCAAGGACTTCTCCCAGTTCGGCTCCGTCCACATGTACGACATCGTCGTCAAGAACCGCGACGCCTTCCGAGTCATCGACGTCTAA